From a single Rutidosis leptorrhynchoides isolate AG116_Rl617_1_P2 chromosome 5, CSIRO_AGI_Rlap_v1, whole genome shotgun sequence genomic region:
- the LOC139847847 gene encoding uncharacterized protein — translation MSATDTGNGTASKPTRRFPPPCWTQDEALALIQAYRDRWYALRRGYLRTADWDAVAEDLGRISPGASPPKTSAQCRHKMEKLRQRYRAEKQRALAVPDGRFISTWLYFDAMDSMENNGSVNGINSGEDTPSGNLKIVNYKSNNQSGLGMDSGLNPGRGIRFKPALFDNNSVTVASRSNHVRVSHSPNYLQEEDEEEEENNDNEFDDGYYIQTPPVNKNLGKGHKFVSQSYGTRLQSPDNVNYHDSGVRARKFSKTGSSNLNSNQSYLNERSLYGERLDRNASDRRGVKRDSSDSSDSIGQIVSSIKVLADGFVKMEKMKMDMVKEIEKMRMEADLKRNELLLESQKQIVEAFVKGLSHDKRRQQ, via the coding sequence ATGTCTGCCACCGACACCGGCAACGGCACCGCCAGTAAACCTACCCGGAGGTTTCCACCGCCATGCTGGACACAAGACGAAGCCCTAGCTCTAATCCAAGCGTACCGTGACCGATGGTACGCTCTCCGCCGTGGCTACCTCCGCACCGCCGATTGGGACGCTGTTGCTGAAGACCTCGGCCGGATTTCACCTGGTGCGTCGCCGCCTAAAACTTCCGCCCAGTGCCGCCATAAAATGGAAAAACTCCGGCAACGGTACAGAGCTGAGAAACAACGTGCACTCGCGGTCCCTGACGGCCGGTTTATATCCACGTGGCTTTATTTTGACGCCATGGATTCAATGGAGAATAACGGTAGTGTTAACGGAATTAATTCCGGCGAAGACACACCGTCGGGTAATTTGAAGATTGTAAATTATAAGAGTAATAATCAATCGGGATTGGGTATGGATTCGGGTTTGAATCCGGGTCGTGGAATTAGGTTTAAACCGGCTTTGTTTGATAATAATTCGGTTACTGTTGCATCTAGGTCAAATCATGTTAGGGTTTCACATAGCCCTAATTATTtgcaagaagaagatgaagaagaagaggaaaataatgataatgaatttgATGATGGTTATTATATCCAAACTCCTCCGGTTAATAAAAACTTAGGAAAGGGGCATAAATTTGTGTCACAAAGTTATGGAACAAGATTACAATCTCCTGATAATGTGAATTATCATGATTCAGGGGTTAGGGCTAGGAAGTTTAGTAAGACAGGATCATCGAATTTGAATTCGAATCAGAGTTATTTGAATGAGAGGAGTTTGTATGGTGAGCGGCTCGATAGGAATGCGAGTGACAGAAGAGGGGTGAAGAGAGATAGTAGTGACAGTAGTGATTCGATAGGGCAAATTGTGTCATCGATTAAGGTTTTAGCGGATGGTTTTGTGAAGATGGAGAAGATGAAAATGGATATGGTTAAAGAGATTGAGAAAATGCGAATGGAAGCTGATTTAAAACGTAATGAGTTGTTATTGGAGTCGCAAAAACAGATAGTTGAGGCGTTTGTTAAAGGTTTATCACATGATAAAAGAAGACAGCAATGA